A single genomic interval of Campylobacter concisus harbors:
- the plsX gene encoding phosphate acyltransferase PlsX, with the protein MIRIAIDAMGGDFGADPIISGVIDALKETEFKAVLVGDSNVIKPLIPQSYLKNIEFLEASEVISMADGATDALKRKDSTIYKAIELLKNKEVDAVVSAGHSGATMSLATLRIGRLKNISRPAIATLMPNSKESATLVLDVGANVDCRSEHLFQFAIMGEAYAKEILGRKEPKVGLLSNGEEESKGNEVSKEAFKLVSRLDSFVGNAEGNQIFDGSIDVMVCDGFMGNILLKTSEGVADAIGKIIKKQIKKSPLAIAGSVLMRKVFKTLKKQVSYDEYGGAPLLGVNGCVIISHGKSNSKAIKNAIFQAIKFANSNINKVIEEELSHFAR; encoded by the coding sequence ATGATTCGCATTGCTATCGATGCTATGGGTGGTGATTTTGGTGCAGATCCTATAATATCTGGTGTTATTGATGCACTAAAAGAGACAGAATTTAAAGCTGTATTAGTCGGCGATAGCAATGTCATCAAACCACTCATTCCACAGTCTTATTTAAAAAATATCGAATTTTTAGAAGCTAGTGAAGTTATCTCAATGGCAGATGGCGCAACTGATGCGCTTAAAAGAAAAGATAGTACGATCTACAAAGCGATTGAACTTTTAAAAAACAAGGAAGTTGATGCTGTAGTTTCTGCTGGTCATAGTGGTGCAACTATGAGTTTAGCTACTCTAAGAATCGGTAGGCTAAAAAATATCTCTCGTCCAGCAATTGCAACACTTATGCCAAATTCAAAAGAATCTGCGACTTTGGTTTTAGATGTTGGTGCAAATGTTGATTGTAGAAGCGAACATTTGTTTCAATTTGCCATAATGGGTGAAGCCTATGCAAAAGAAATTTTAGGTAGAAAAGAGCCAAAAGTTGGTCTTTTATCAAATGGTGAAGAAGAGAGTAAAGGCAATGAAGTTAGCAAAGAAGCATTTAAATTAGTTTCTAGGCTTGATAGCTTTGTTGGTAATGCAGAAGGTAATCAAATTTTTGATGGCAGTATTGATGTAATGGTTTGTGATGGTTTTATGGGAAATATTCTTTTAAAAACTAGCGAAGGCGTTGCAGATGCAATAGGCAAAATCATCAAAAAGCAAATTAAAAAATCGCCTCTTGCTATAGCTGGCTCTGTACTCATGAGAAAAGTTTTTAAAACGCTAAAAAAACAGGTTAGCTATGACGAATATGGCGGTGCACCGCTTCTTGGTGTAAATGGTTGTGTTATCATAAGTCACGGCAAAAGCAATTCAAAAGCTATAAAGAATGCAATTTTTCAAGCAATAAAATTTGCTAATTCAAATATAAATAAAGTTATCGAAGAAGAACTTTCGCACTTTGCAAGGTAA
- a CDS encoding O-antigen ligase family protein: protein MYSQLTKGVTGSETRYPIFASAFYTWLEHPLFGIGSGKFKIIDITKYFPGNIEVHVSHAHNTFLTFLTEKGIVALLAYLVFQLSLFIKFIKNFRQNSIVFLHF, encoded by the coding sequence TTGTATAGTCAACTAACAAAGGGGGTCACTGGATCAGAGACTAGATATCCAATCTTTGCTAGCGCATTTTATACGTGGTTAGAACACCCTTTATTTGGGATAGGTTCTGGTAAGTTTAAGATCATTGATATAACAAAATATTTTCCAGGCAATATTGAAGTTCATGTTAGTCATGCACACAATACCTTTTTAACATTTTTAACAGAAAAGGGCATCGTTGCCTTGCTTGCATATTTGGTATTTCAACTATCACTCTTTATAAAATTTATTAAAAATTTTAGACAAAATAGCATAGTTTTCTTGCACTTTTAA
- the ndk gene encoding nucleoside-diphosphate kinase gives MQRTLSIIKPDAVKKNVVGKIIDRFESNGLRIAAAKKIQLSKCDAKAFYAVHKDRPFFNDLVEFMISGPVVVMVLEGDNAVAKNRELMGATNPKEAAPGTIRADFADSIDANAVHGSDSLENAVNEINFFFASREIC, from the coding sequence ATGCAAAGAACACTTTCTATTATTAAGCCTGATGCTGTTAAGAAAAATGTTGTTGGAAAAATTATAGATAGATTTGAAAGTAACGGCTTAAGAATCGCAGCTGCAAAGAAAATCCAACTTAGCAAATGCGATGCAAAAGCATTTTATGCAGTTCATAAAGATAGACCTTTCTTCAACGATCTAGTCGAATTTATGATAAGCGGGCCAGTTGTGGTTATGGTTTTAGAGGGCGACAATGCAGTTGCTAAAAACCGCGAGCTAATGGGTGCAACTAACCCAAAAGAAGCAGCTCCTGGCACTATAAGAGCTGATTTTGCTGATAGCATTGATGCAAATGCGGTTCACGGAAGTGATAGTCTAGAAAATGCTGTGAATGAAATAAATTTCTTCTTTGCTTCAAGAGAAATTTGCTAA
- a CDS encoding polysaccharide deacetylase family protein has product MNYPVCVLTMHHCNNNKNDFAIKPELFKKALLMALDEGYKFINYAQFKDIASGRAKASKKNILLTFDDGYFDNYKFAFPILKELKIPAVCFLITDKIKDFKRQDYDFAFKKHKEIDYDKDAEYFLNLDEIRQMQESGLFEFDSHTASHFSCKSNDETKLREEFSSSLAKIKELFPEKKEFGFCFPKGHFNELSLKVVREYYDFAFSVIDGGFCAGDDKFKIRRIDISNNAKSESDYIFRVKKKLFIYSTPVLGNLYSNFRNRGYK; this is encoded by the coding sequence ATGAACTACCCAGTTTGCGTGCTAACGATGCATCACTGTAATAACAATAAAAACGACTTTGCCATTAAGCCAGAGCTATTTAAAAAGGCGCTTTTGATGGCGTTAGATGAGGGCTATAAATTTATAAACTATGCTCAGTTTAAAGATATAGCTAGTGGCCGAGCAAAAGCCTCTAAAAAGAACATTTTACTAACTTTTGATGACGGGTATTTTGATAATTATAAATTTGCATTTCCTATCCTAAAAGAGTTAAAAATTCCAGCTGTATGCTTTTTGATAACAGATAAGATCAAAGATTTTAAAAGGCAAGACTACGACTTTGCATTTAAAAAACATAAAGAGATCGATTATGATAAAGACGCGGAGTATTTTTTAAATTTAGACGAGATCAGGCAGATGCAAGAGAGCGGGCTTTTTGAGTTTGATAGCCATACAGCGAGTCACTTTTCTTGCAAAAGTAACGACGAAACAAAGTTAAGAGAGGAATTTTCTAGCTCACTTGCTAAGATAAAAGAGCTATTTCCTGAAAAAAAAGAATTTGGCTTTTGCTTTCCAAAAGGGCACTTTAACGAGCTTTCACTAAAAGTTGTAAGAGAGTATTATGACTTTGCCTTTAGTGTGATAGATGGTGGATTTTGCGCAGGAGATGATAAATTTAAGATAAGACGTATCGATATATCAAACAATGCAAAGAGCGAGAGTGACTACATTTTTAGGGTTAAAAAGAAGCTTTTTATCTATTCTACACCGGTGCTAGGAAATTTATATTCAAATTTTAGAAATAGAGGCTATAAATAA
- a CDS encoding NADH-quinone oxidoreductase subunit I — translation MSVKITDICISCGSCIDECPVSAIVDDSDNPTGADTYYVYSNKCVECVGYNDEPACASACPTDGCIVWDAVVAGQPSRDQIGADARNGSIPVIQ, via the coding sequence ATGTCTGTAAAAATAACTGATATATGTATAAGCTGTGGTTCATGTATTGATGAATGCCCAGTTTCAGCCATCGTTGATGACAGCGATAACCCAACTGGAGCAGACACATACTATGTTTATTCAAACAAATGCGTTGAGTGCGTAGGCTACAACGATGAGCCAGCCTGTGCATCTGCCTGTCCAACTGATGGTTGTATCGTATGGGACGCTGTTGTAGCAGGACAACCTTCGCGCGATCAGATCGGTGCTGATGCACGCAATGGCTCTATTCCAGTTATTCAATAA
- the uvrA gene encoding excinuclease ABC subunit UvrA, whose product MNDIIEITGAREHNLKNINLKIPKNKLVVFTGLSGSGKSTLAFDTLYAEGQRRYMESLSSYARQFLDRVGKPDVDKIEGLTPAIAIDQKTTSKNPRSTVGTITEIYDYLRLLYARVGVQHCHKCGKPISKMSASNIINEISKLPLGAKVIIYAPLVREKKGTWADLIENLRQKGFVRAQIDGVVVRLDEEIELAKTKKHTIKVIVDRIAIDEQNHERLASDVEKALNESFGEVEIEIANADELGLKESFIHYSEHMACFDCKISFTPLEPLSFSFNSPKGACEHCDGLGIRYSLDMSKIIDEEKSIENGAIKLLYGYNMSYYYKFLLAFCEQNGIDIKKPYYELSEDEKRLVLYGNVKEVEFFWKRNKLLRKFDGVVKISHGLLKDYKDFDEYMSEKICDACNGHRLKPQSLAVKVAGLGLGEILDMSIENCTAFFSNEKNFAYLSDYDKAIAKPILKEINERLFFLYDVGLGYLSLGRDARTISGGEAQRIRIASQIGSGLSGVMYVLDEPSIGLHERDTLKLIKTLRNLQAKGNSVIVVEHDKKTIEEADFIVDIGPGAGKFGGNVVFAGSSKELLNSDTQTALYINGKKKIDYQKNRKAEKWLEISNVNINNISNLTAKFPLRNLVGITGVSGSGKSSLVLQTLLPEAQEQLNRAKKVKKIAGVNLSGLENLDKVIYLDQSPIGRTPRSNPATYTGVMDEIRNLFAQTKEAKLRGYKIGRFSFNVKGGRCEKCQGEGEITIEMHFLPDINVVCDVCNGARYNAQTLEILYKGKNIAEVLNMSIDEAVEFFKAVPKIASKLTTLQDVGLGYITLGQNAVTLSGGEAQRVKLAKELSRSDTGNTLYILDEPTTGLHFADVDRLVKVLNHLVDLGNSVFVIEHNMDVIKNCDYIVDMGPEGGAKGGKVIACGNVKEVAKNYKKTGSYTGEFLAQELEEMKKK is encoded by the coding sequence ATGAACGATATTATTGAAATAACTGGTGCAAGAGAACATAACTTAAAAAATATTAATCTCAAAATTCCAAAAAATAAATTAGTAGTTTTTACTGGTCTTAGCGGAAGTGGCAAGAGCACGCTAGCCTTTGATACGCTTTATGCCGAGGGACAAAGAAGATATATGGAGAGCCTTAGCAGCTATGCTAGGCAGTTTTTAGACCGTGTGGGTAAGCCTGATGTTGATAAGATAGAGGGTTTAACGCCTGCTATTGCGATCGATCAAAAGACGACCTCTAAAAACCCTCGCTCAACGGTTGGCACGATCACTGAAATTTATGATTACCTAAGGCTTTTATATGCAAGAGTGGGCGTGCAGCACTGCCATAAATGCGGCAAACCTATCTCAAAAATGAGTGCGAGCAACATCATAAATGAAATTTCAAAGCTCCCACTTGGCGCAAAAGTGATCATCTATGCACCGCTAGTGCGTGAGAAAAAGGGCACATGGGCAGACTTGATCGAAAATTTACGCCAAAAAGGCTTTGTAAGAGCGCAGATAGATGGCGTGGTGGTGAGGCTTGACGAGGAGATCGAGCTTGCAAAAACGAAAAAACACACGATAAAGGTCATCGTTGATAGGATCGCTATCGATGAGCAAAATCACGAACGCCTTGCAAGCGACGTGGAAAAAGCGCTAAATGAGAGCTTTGGCGAGGTCGAGATAGAGATTGCAAATGCTGATGAACTAGGACTTAAAGAGAGTTTTATACATTACAGCGAGCACATGGCTTGTTTTGACTGTAAAATTTCATTTACGCCGCTTGAGCCACTTAGCTTTAGCTTCAACTCGCCAAAGGGCGCTTGCGAGCACTGCGACGGACTTGGCATAAGATATAGCCTAGATATGAGCAAGATCATCGACGAGGAAAAGTCGATAGAAAACGGCGCGATCAAGCTACTTTATGGCTATAACATGAGCTATTACTATAAATTTTTACTTGCTTTTTGCGAGCAAAATGGCATCGATATCAAAAAGCCCTATTACGAGCTTAGCGAAGATGAAAAGAGACTCGTTTTATATGGAAATGTCAAAGAAGTTGAGTTCTTTTGGAAGCGAAATAAACTGCTTAGAAAATTTGATGGCGTGGTTAAAATTTCACACGGGCTTTTGAAGGACTACAAAGACTTTGACGAATACATGAGTGAGAAAATTTGCGATGCTTGTAATGGCCACAGGCTAAAGCCCCAAAGCCTAGCAGTCAAGGTCGCTGGTCTTGGACTTGGTGAAATTTTAGATATGAGCATAGAAAACTGCACCGCATTTTTCTCAAACGAGAAAAATTTCGCCTATCTTAGCGACTATGATAAGGCGATCGCAAAGCCTATCTTAAAAGAGATCAACGAGAGGCTTTTCTTTTTGTATGACGTGGGACTTGGCTACTTGTCACTTGGACGTGATGCTAGGACGATCAGCGGTGGCGAGGCACAGCGCATCAGGATCGCCAGCCAGATAGGAAGTGGGCTAAGTGGCGTCATGTACGTGCTTGATGAGCCAAGTATCGGTCTGCACGAGCGCGATACGCTAAAGCTCATAAAAACACTTAGAAATTTGCAAGCCAAAGGCAACTCCGTAATCGTCGTTGAGCATGACAAAAAGACGATAGAGGAGGCTGATTTTATCGTAGATATCGGCCCTGGAGCTGGTAAATTTGGCGGTAATGTGGTCTTTGCTGGTAGCTCAAAAGAGCTTTTAAACTCAGACACTCAGACCGCCCTATATATAAATGGTAAGAAAAAGATCGACTATCAAAAAAATAGAAAAGCTGAGAAGTGGCTCGAAATTTCAAATGTAAATATCAATAATATCTCAAATTTAACCGCGAAATTTCCGCTTAGAAACCTTGTAGGTATCACTGGCGTTTCAGGATCTGGCAAGAGCTCGCTGGTACTTCAGACCTTGCTTCCAGAGGCACAGGAGCAGCTAAATAGAGCCAAAAAGGTGAAAAAAATAGCTGGGGTAAATTTGAGCGGACTTGAGAATTTAGACAAGGTGATCTACCTCGATCAAAGTCCGATAGGTCGTACTCCACGCTCAAATCCAGCGACATATACTGGTGTAATGGATGAGATAAGAAATTTATTTGCACAGACCAAAGAGGCCAAGCTTAGAGGCTATAAAATAGGGCGCTTTAGCTTTAATGTCAAAGGTGGGCGCTGCGAGAAGTGCCAAGGCGAAGGCGAGATCACGATCGAGATGCACTTTTTGCCTGATATAAACGTGGTTTGTGATGTTTGTAATGGCGCTAGATACAACGCCCAAACCTTGGAAATTTTATACAAAGGCAAAAACATCGCCGAAGTGCTAAATATGAGCATAGATGAGGCGGTTGAGTTCTTTAAAGCTGTGCCAAAGATCGCTTCAAAGCTCACCACGCTGCAAGACGTAGGGCTTGGCTACATCACGCTCGGACAAAATGCGGTAACACTTAGTGGCGGCGAGGCGCAGCGTGTAAAGCTAGCAAAAGAGCTTAGTAGAAGCGACACTGGAAATACGCTTTACATCCTTGATGAGCCAACGACAGGGCTTCATTTTGCCGATGTTGATAGGCTGGTAAAGGTGCTAAATCACTTAGTTGATCTTGGAAATTCAGTCTTTGTGATCGAACATAATATGGATGTTATCAAAAACTGCGACTATATCGTAGATATGGGACCAGAAGGCGGTGCAAAGGGCGGTAAAGTGATAGCGTGCGGCAACGTAAAAGAAGTAGCTAAAAACTATAAAAAAACTGGCAGCTACACTGGAGAATTTCTAGCACAAGAGCTTGAGGAAATGAAGAAAAAATAA
- a CDS encoding polysaccharide deacetylase family protein, protein MSVPVLMYHHVLEKSGFIASSVDEFRSHMKFLAESGYKTLSINEFIAYKKGELEVPKKSVCITFDDGWMDNYIYAYPIVKEFGLKANIFIITGWIEAAQKAHEMRPASFLNVDHNECKRLAPSRPQDVILNLEQIEKMSDCFYFHSHTHGHFDGYFGQLGLDEEFSLCREFMKKNFGFDDDALCWPRGKYNEEYLSTAKKHGYNAFFTTKRGINKADGNLEEIKRIVTKRDEKWLKKTMFIYQNDILGSIYAAIRS, encoded by the coding sequence ATGAGCGTACCAGTTTTGATGTATCACCACGTGCTTGAAAAGAGTGGATTTATCGCTAGTAGCGTGGATGAGTTTAGATCGCATATGAAATTTCTAGCCGAAAGTGGCTATAAAACTTTAAGTATAAATGAGTTTATCGCTTATAAAAAAGGCGAGCTCGAGGTGCCAAAAAAGAGCGTTTGCATAACATTTGATGATGGCTGGATGGATAACTACATTTATGCCTATCCTATCGTGAAGGAATTTGGGCTAAAGGCAAATATTTTTATAATTACTGGCTGGATAGAAGCGGCGCAAAAGGCCCATGAGATGAGGCCTGCTAGCTTTTTAAACGTCGATCACAACGAGTGCAAGAGGCTTGCTCCAAGTAGGCCGCAAGATGTGATCTTAAATTTAGAGCAGATCGAGAAAATGAGTGATTGTTTTTACTTTCACTCACATACACATGGTCATTTTGATGGATATTTTGGGCAGCTTGGTTTGGACGAGGAATTTAGCCTTTGCCGTGAATTTATGAAGAAAAATTTTGGCTTTGATGACGACGCACTTTGCTGGCCGCGTGGCAAATATAACGAAGAGTATCTAAGCACTGCTAAAAAGCACGGTTACAACGCATTTTTCACTACAAAACGTGGCATTAATAAAGCTGATGGTAATCTTGAAGAGATAAAACGGATAGTGACAAAACGTGATGAAAAATGGCTAAAAAAGACCATGTTTATATATCAAAATGATATTTTAGGTTCGATCTACGCGGCGATAAGGTCTTAA
- a CDS encoding glycosyltransferase family 2 protein — MPDVKISFVVPVFNKKEHIGDCLNSLISQDMDDIEIIVINDGSTDNTLEILEEYKDKIILKTKSNAGVSAARKDSILLASGKYTICVDADDYVEKDYTSCVYNIAEKFDADMVITDVFKIYGNKKVYLNDFEIKDSHIIDKDEYLKRLLASRHNKVLHNTWNKAIKTEILKEKLFPVGITQAEDFHTVVRNLIASKTLVKLNKAFYCYKIGDNNTAGFEKLKAVMDHKFVYDDIISILKNKNLTLEMVPDLEFRKIKSVYMPAILARPNLKNSSYVKALDLFYADIDSIINLAGFSKLRLKQRILFKVLKNVKSYENVSKILKIFNTINGVLSNKKMKEFKE, encoded by the coding sequence GTGCCTGATGTGAAAATAAGCTTTGTAGTGCCTGTTTTTAACAAAAAAGAGCACATTGGGGATTGTTTAAATTCGCTTATATCTCAAGACATGGATGATATTGAGATTATAGTTATTAATGATGGAAGTACTGATAATACGCTAGAAATATTAGAAGAATATAAAGATAAAATAATATTAAAAACAAAGAGCAATGCTGGTGTTAGTGCTGCCAGAAAAGACAGTATATTGCTAGCTAGTGGCAAATATACTATCTGCGTAGATGCTGATGACTATGTGGAAAAAGATTATACTTCATGTGTTTATAATATCGCAGAAAAATTTGATGCCGACATGGTGATAACAGATGTATTTAAAATTTATGGTAATAAAAAAGTATACTTAAATGACTTCGAGATAAAAGATAGCCATATCATAGATAAAGATGAGTATTTAAAGAGATTACTTGCTTCAAGGCACAATAAAGTCTTGCATAATACATGGAATAAAGCTATTAAAACTGAAATTTTAAAAGAAAAATTATTTCCAGTTGGGATCACGCAGGCTGAAGATTTTCACACTGTAGTGAGAAATCTTATCGCTTCAAAAACTCTTGTAAAGCTAAATAAGGCTTTTTATTGCTATAAGATAGGAGACAACAACACTGCTGGTTTTGAAAAGCTAAAAGCTGTGATGGATCATAAATTTGTTTATGATGACATAATCTCAATTTTAAAAAACAAAAATTTAACTCTTGAAATGGTGCCTGATCTAGAATTTAGAAAGATAAAAAGCGTCTATATGCCAGCTATTTTGGCAAGACCAAATCTTAAAAATAGTAGCTATGTAAAGGCACTTGATCTTTTTTATGCAGATATTGATAGCATTATAAATTTAGCCGGTTTTTCAAAGCTTAGATTAAAACAAAGAATTTTGTTTAAAGTGCTAAAAAATGTAAAATCATACGAAAATGTATCAAAAATTTTAAAAATCTTTAATACAATAAATGGCGTTTTGTCAAATAAAAAAATGAAAGAATTTAAAGAGTAG
- a CDS encoding glycosyltransferase family 4 protein, which produces MNILHTQTLFNWGGEQNKTLNEMRFMREMGHNVILFCNPNSQIESIAKEEGFSVVAQEMNKKNFHKSVPALCKAISSNKIDALITHGSTDSWVGAIAGLFYRRKGVKFYKERHNLFPIKGFLSKLMHKRLFDKILYISDSVKEYLLSIGVSEDRLFFMPSTVDVEKIDGIKSTFRDEFKIAKDELVIGTFTSLYRKKGVFDFASAAKEILKEKDATIVFAGNISESTKNEITSIFSKKDKIIFTGFRKDAANIIKGFDIYVFASHSEGLGTVLLEAMSSKVPIVVYNNAPMNVLVKDKERGLCAKNLDEISLKECILELINEPEKAKIYSQNAFKFVDENFSHKALKEAIKNLLEQK; this is translated from the coding sequence ATGAATATTCTTCACACTCAGACACTTTTTAACTGGGGTGGCGAGCAAAATAAGACGCTAAATGAGATGCGTTTTATGCGCGAGATGGGTCACAATGTCATACTTTTTTGCAACCCAAATTCTCAGATAGAAAGCATTGCAAAAGAAGAAGGCTTTAGTGTTGTAGCACAAGAGATGAATAAGAAAAATTTTCATAAAAGCGTGCCAGCACTTTGCAAAGCGATAAGCTCAAACAAGATAGATGCCTTGATCACACATGGCTCGACTGATAGCTGGGTTGGAGCAATTGCTGGGCTATTTTACAGAAGGAAAGGCGTTAAATTTTACAAGGAAAGGCATAATCTTTTTCCTATAAAAGGCTTTCTTTCAAAACTCATGCACAAAAGACTATTTGATAAAATTTTATACATCTCAGATAGTGTCAAAGAGTATCTGCTAAGCATCGGCGTTAGCGAAGATAGGCTCTTTTTTATGCCAAGCACGGTTGATGTTGAAAAGATTGATGGTATAAAAAGCACTTTTAGAGATGAGTTTAAGATCGCAAAAGATGAGCTAGTAATCGGTACATTTACTTCTCTTTACCGCAAAAAAGGAGTCTTTGACTTTGCAAGTGCAGCAAAAGAAATTTTAAAAGAGAAGGACGCCACAATAGTTTTTGCAGGAAATATCAGCGAAAGCACAAAAAATGAGATTACCTCGATTTTTAGTAAAAAAGATAAGATTATATTTACTGGTTTTAGAAAAGACGCGGCAAATATCATAAAAGGCTTTGATATCTACGTCTTTGCATCGCACTCTGAGGGGCTTGGTACGGTCTTGCTTGAGGCGATGAGCTCAAAAGTACCTATCGTGGTCTACAATAACGCGCCGATGAACGTGCTAGTTAAAGATAAAGAGCGTGGACTTTGTGCTAAAAATTTAGATGAAATTTCGCTAAAAGAGTGCATTTTGGAGCTGATAAATGAGCCTGAAAAAGCCAAAATTTACTCACAAAACGCCTTTAAATTTGTGGATGAAAACTTTAGCCACAAGGCACTAAAAGAGGCTATTAAAAATTTACTGGAGCAAAAATGA
- the rpmF gene encoding 50S ribosomal protein L32 gives MAVPKRRVSHSRAAKRRTHYKVTLPVPVKDKDGSWKMPHRINKTTGEY, from the coding sequence ATGGCAGTACCAAAGCGAAGAGTGAGTCATTCTCGTGCAGCAAAACGTAGAACACATTATAAAGTTACACTTCCAGTACCTGTAAAAGACAAAGATGGTTCTTGGAAAATGCCTCACCGCATAAACAAAACTACAGGTGAATATTAA
- a CDS encoding glycosyltransferase translates to MINILELESSLGFGGQEHRTQRVINGLDRSKFRVFYGLNPGSKSFEKQIECEFVEFNLKKSFNIFEILKICKFLKQNNIKIISTHSGKDGTIGAIVGKICGVSVVRTRHLQLPITSPLPYNLSTKVVGVCDSVCADLIKRGVKKEKVLKIYTGIDTQKYTPEFKINMKKEFGLNDDVVGICIVAVLRAAKNHKLLIDAFSELNLEKSALFIVGDGPQNKNLHEYIKDKKNIFMLGNRTDVSDFLGSLDICVLPSGMEAIGGALLEASSCKLATIGSDVGGLGEAVSNGKSGFLFENGNKEELKKVLERLILDENLRKQMGEFGREYVKETFSIEKMIENTQNLYMELVK, encoded by the coding sequence ATGATAAATATACTTGAGCTTGAAAGCTCTCTTGGATTTGGTGGGCAAGAACACCGTACACAGCGTGTGATAAATGGACTTGATAGGAGTAAATTTAGGGTTTTTTATGGGCTAAATCCTGGCTCAAAAAGCTTTGAGAAACAGATCGAGTGCGAATTCGTTGAGTTTAATCTCAAAAAGTCTTTTAATATCTTTGAAATTTTAAAAATTTGTAAATTTTTAAAGCAAAATAATATAAAAATCATCTCAACTCACTCAGGTAAAGATGGCACCATTGGAGCGATTGTGGGCAAAATTTGTGGCGTTAGCGTGGTTCGTACTAGGCATTTACAGCTGCCTATAACATCGCCCTTACCTTACAACCTAAGCACAAAAGTGGTCGGCGTTTGTGACTCAGTTTGCGCTGATCTTATCAAAAGAGGCGTCAAAAAAGAGAAGGTGTTAAAAATCTACACTGGCATCGATACGCAAAAATATACACCAGAATTTAAGATAAATATGAAAAAAGAATTTGGCTTAAATGACGACGTAGTTGGAATTTGCATCGTTGCAGTGTTAAGAGCTGCTAAAAATCATAAGCTATTAATCGATGCATTTAGCGAGTTAAATTTAGAAAAATCAGCCCTTTTTATCGTAGGTGATGGCCCGCAAAATAAAAATTTACACGAATATATAAAAGATAAAAAAAATATCTTTATGCTTGGCAACAGAACCGATGTGAGCGATTTTTTGGGCTCACTTGATATCTGTGTGTTACCTTCAGGGATGGAGGCTATCGGTGGAGCACTGCTTGAGGCATCTTCGTGCAAGCTAGCTACTATTGGAAGCGATGTGGGCGGACTTGGCGAGGCGGTAAGTAATGGCAAAAGCGGATTTTTATTTGAAAATGGCAACAAAGAGGAGCTAAAGAAGGTGCTTGAAAGGCTCATTTTGGATGAAAATTTAAGAAAACAGATGGGTGAGTTTGGCAGAGAGTATGTCAAAGAGACATTTAGCATCGAAAAAATGATAGAAAACACACAAAATTTATATATGGAGCTTGTAAAATGA